Proteins encoded in a region of the Paramagnetospirillum magneticum AMB-1 genome:
- a CDS encoding sensor histidine kinase, with protein MVFRLFLICCLLTCSGAFAAEVRIGVLAFQGAERALRTWEPTAAHLNRSVGGSRFVLVPLDLDAMSRAVAGREVDFVITNPGNYIALESGFGATRLVTVESERSGSPIAAIGSTVVARGDRPDLDTLAGLKGRRLAVVSTEAFGGYQVLWRELAALGLDPSDDLREIRQTGFPMERVAQLVRDGLVDAGVLRACLLEEMIAEGALAPGELRVVGRRDEPKLPCAVSSRLYPDWPFAKLAETSHDLAKQVAAALLSMPAVDGQAWTAPQDYTQVHALMQDLEIGPYAHLRQHLNLAELARRHWQWLVIAAMAVLWWVVHVARVEVLVRRRTAELEREIAERERAENDAARHRAERDQFSRLGILGEMASNIAHELNQPLAAIMNYARGMSRMLDGGQADPAMLADGAQAVATQAERAAAIIQRIRGFVRRRKPRRERLDINEVVAETLALFESLAGRRGIAVHVHLAEGLPGVSVDRGEIQQVLLNILQNAVDATAGQGAEAGDGITVRTSPGEGGVKVAVRDCGAGLSQEAEARLFEPFFTTKPEGLGLGLSICRTIIEAHGGRLWASANPRRGLTLRFVIPPAEAPA; from the coding sequence ATGGTTTTCCGGCTTTTCCTAATCTGCTGTCTGCTGACGTGCTCCGGCGCCTTTGCCGCCGAGGTGCGGATCGGCGTGCTGGCCTTCCAGGGGGCCGAGCGCGCGCTCCGCACCTGGGAGCCTACGGCTGCGCACCTTAACCGCAGCGTGGGAGGCAGCCGCTTCGTGCTGGTGCCTCTGGATCTCGACGCCATGAGCCGGGCGGTGGCCGGGCGCGAGGTGGATTTCGTCATCACCAATCCCGGCAATTACATCGCCCTGGAAAGCGGTTTCGGCGCCACCCGGCTGGTGACGGTGGAATCCGAGCGGAGCGGCTCGCCCATCGCCGCCATCGGCTCGACGGTGGTGGCGCGGGGCGACCGGCCGGATCTCGACACCCTTGCCGGGCTGAAGGGGCGGCGGCTGGCCGTGGTCTCCACCGAGGCGTTCGGCGGCTATCAGGTTCTGTGGCGCGAGCTGGCCGCCCTGGGCCTCGATCCGTCCGATGACCTGCGGGAAATCCGCCAGACCGGCTTTCCCATGGAACGGGTGGCCCAGTTGGTGCGGGACGGCTTGGTCGATGCCGGGGTGCTGCGGGCCTGCCTGCTGGAGGAGATGATCGCCGAGGGCGCCCTGGCGCCGGGCGAGCTTCGGGTGGTGGGGCGACGGGACGAGCCCAAGCTGCCCTGCGCCGTCTCGTCGCGGCTTTATCCCGACTGGCCGTTCGCCAAGCTGGCCGAGACCTCCCATGATCTGGCCAAGCAGGTGGCGGCGGCGCTGTTGTCCATGCCGGCGGTGGACGGCCAGGCCTGGACGGCGCCCCAGGACTACACCCAGGTGCACGCCCTGATGCAGGACCTGGAGATCGGCCCCTATGCCCATCTCCGCCAGCATCTGAATCTGGCCGAACTGGCCCGCCGCCACTGGCAATGGCTGGTCATCGCCGCCATGGCGGTGCTGTGGTGGGTGGTGCATGTGGCCCGTGTCGAGGTGCTGGTGCGCCGCCGCACCGCCGAGCTGGAACGCGAGATCGCCGAACGCGAGCGGGCCGAGAACGACGCCGCCCGCCACCGGGCCGAGCGCGACCAGTTCTCGCGGCTGGGCATCCTGGGGGAGATGGCCAGCAATATCGCCCACGAGCTGAACCAGCCCCTGGCGGCGATCATGAACTATGCCCGGGGCATGTCGCGCATGCTGGACGGCGGGCAGGCCGATCCGGCCATGCTGGCCGACGGCGCCCAGGCGGTGGCCACCCAGGCCGAGCGGGCGGCGGCCATCATCCAGCGCATCCGGGGCTTCGTCCGCCGGCGCAAGCCCCGGCGCGAGCGCCTGGACATCAACGAGGTGGTGGCCGAGACCCTGGCCCTGTTCGAATCCCTGGCCGGACGGCGGGGCATCGCCGTGCATGTCCATCTGGCCGAGGGCCTGCCCGGCGTCTCGGTGGACCGGGGCGAGATTCAGCAGGTGCTGCTGAACATCTTGCAGAATGCCGTCGATGCCACGGCCGGGCAGGGGGCGGAGGCTGGCGACGGCATCACCGTGCGCACCTCCCCGGGCGAGGGCGGCGTCAAGGTGGCGGTGCGCGATTGCGGCGCCGGTCTCAGCCAGGAGGCCGAAGCCCGGCTGTTCGAGCCGTTCTTCACCACCAAGCCGGAAGGGCTGGGCCTGGGCCTGTCCATCTGCCGCACCATCATCGAGGCCCATGGCGGACGCCTGTGGGCCTCCGCCAATCCCCGGCGTGGCCTGACGCTGCGCTTCGTCATTCCGCCAGCGGAGGCCCCAGCGTGA
- a CDS encoding SlyX family protein: MTDETDEANRRLVALEIRLSHHEIMAEELSEVVAQQARSIDVLVAEVRRLKERLGEAEAGLPGSPQDDRPPPHY; encoded by the coding sequence ATGACCGACGAGACCGACGAAGCCAACCGGCGCCTTGTCGCCCTGGAAATCCGCCTGTCCCACCATGAAATCATGGCCGAGGAACTGTCCGAGGTGGTGGCGCAGCAAGCCCGGAGCATCGACGTGCTGGTGGCCGAGGTTCGCCGCCTGAAGGAACGGCTGGGCGAGGCCGAAGCCGGCCTGCCCGGCTCGCCCCAGGACGACCGGCCGCCGCCGCATTATTGA